The nucleotide window CATGCGACAGGAAGCGGTGACAATGTGCCGGCGAGCTCGGTAAAGTGGCGCTCAtcgcctctccctcacttCCTAGTCTTGCCAAACGCATTCATCCACTGTGGTCACGAAcggacacacgcgcgcagcaacggaactcgcacacacgtccCCCAGCAAGCCTCACTCATGCATCCTGATGTAGCGAGACCTGCACTatcctcttctctcctcctcttctccttgcCCTTGAGTTCATCGTGTCTGGCGGTCTCGCAATCGACCCACGACACCGCACGACGCAATATACCACCCCATCCACATATCCGCCCATCCCAGCTCTCTCTCAAGCATCCCCAACTCATTCGCGTATATTTTCTGCATTCCCTCCGCCCACCATCCGAtcacgcccctctcccccccccccacacacccttttctccctctcccacgcCTCTCCCCACCTAACCACCAGCTTTATCATCACCGCCATGCCGTCTAAAGCGTACGGATGGgctgccctcgccgccaaggCGAAGCTGGTGCCCTTCACCTTCCAGCGCCGTGACGTCGGCCCTGACGATGTGGAGATCAAGATAGCGTACTGCGGTGTGTGCCACAGCGACGTGCATCAGGCCCGCGATGAATGGGACGGCTCTATGTTCCCGATGGTGCCTGGCCACGAGATTGTTGGTCACGTGACGAAGGTGGGCTCAAAAGTAACCAAGTACAAGGCCGGCGACAGGGTTGGCGTGGGTTGCATGGTGGACTCGTGCATGAAGTGCCGCCAGTGCGAGCGCGGCCTGGAGCAGTATTGCGTGAACGGCGCGTCGTTCACCTACAACAGCGTGGAGCAGGACAAGAAGACGCCGACCTTCGGAGGCTACTCCGACCACGTGGTGGTGTGCGAGCATTTTGTTGTGTGCATCCCGGATAACCTCGACctgtgcgccgcggcgccgcttctCTGCGCTGGTGTCACGACGTACTCGCCACTGCGGTACTGGGGAGTGACGAAGGGCACCCGCGTGGGTGTGGTGGGACTGGGCGGTCTGGGTCACATGACCGTGAAGCTGGCGAACGCGATGGGTGCGGAAGTGACGGTGTTCACGCGCTCCTCGAACAAAGCTGAGGAGGCGAAAAGTCTCGGTGCGCACCACGTCGTCAACACGAACAACGAGCAGGAAATGAAGTCGATTCAGGGAACACTCGACGTGATTGTGGACACGGTGGGCATGAGCCACGACTTGCGCCCCTACATGATGACGCTGGACATCGACGGCAAGCTTGCCCTGGTCGGCATGCCagagcacgcgcacccgccGCTGGACCCCCGGCGCATTATCGCTTCGCGCCAGTGCGTTGGCGGGTCGAACATTGCCGGCATGCCTGAGACGCAAGAGCTGCTCAACTTCTGCGGTGAGCACAACATCACCGCGACGGTGGAGAAGATCAACATCGATTACATCAACGAGGCCTACGAGCGTATGATGGCGAGCGATGTGCGCTACCGCTTCGTTATTGACATGGCGTCTCTGCAAAAGGAGTAGACACGGGCCTCACAATGGCGTCACTGGCGACAATGACTGCTCCGCAGCCCACCTGGTAAAGGGGCACTGTCGGGGAGAACATCATCTTCCCGATGTGGACTCCATAAGGCAGCTGCGGATGTCACTGCCGCTCCCCAGTGTCCCTCTACGACTAGCAAACCCGTACTCCTCCTATTATGTTTTGGTTTCTATGTGCGCGCCGGTCAGGACGCCACGGAGTCTGCCTCTGCGGTTACGGTAGAACAGGATGACCAGTGACGTGGCACGCGGCTTTTTTGTATGGTGTGTGTACGGGTGCTCGAGTATGCTTTACATCTTCGAACTCTGTTAAGGACACTCGTGCATGgactgcctcctcccctcctcccacacacactacCCGCCACTCATTATCcatctgcctctctcctttccgtGTTTGGACGTCTCCTCACACGCATCTTGCGGCGTTGCGtatatgtgtgcgtgagcTGTGATGGCAACAACTgcaagggagaagaggaaagTGACGGACTGGAAAATCAGTGGACAAGttgagaggagagagggagaagacggcgatgcagcggccAATGGTCGACCATCACAAACTCTGCCATCGACGCGAGTGAACTAAAGTAGTACTCGTAAGCCGACCAGAGGGACGAAGGcaaacatatatatatatatgtctatacacatacatatatatataaacaTATATAGACACGTATACGTATATATAAATAaacatatacacatatatatatatatgcattcatatatatatatatatgtatacgtctatatatatatgtatatatgtgtgtgtatgtatacgTGTATaagcatatatatatatatatatatgtaacGACGGCGGCTCTCTTTTTGATCTTGCTTTTCCATCATTTgttttcctcctcccactTCATTGATTTGGTAACGCGATTGCCACTCCTGGCACGCACTCGCGTCAACGGTGACGGAATGAGCGAGCGTGTCGGGGTGGGCTGCTACTGTTGGTACGCACTCACACCGAAGAGCAGTGGGCTCGAGCATAGAAGGAAAAGCTGAGCTTTCTCAgtaaaaggaaaagaaaggcgAAGGACCAGTGACGACGGTgatggagggagagagttGTCGGCAAACGAGCGATGAGAAGCTCACGGGCGCATATTcgcacacatccacacaccGATGACGTACACGGCGGGAAGGCGAGGAGTGCATGGCAAGGTGAGAAAAGGGCCTCGAAtaggcggaggaggaggaggggcgaaTCGGCGGGTGGCGTGCGTGAGAGCCATACAGATTGACCGCGAACAAGCAAACACAAAAAAGGGACAACCCATATGCGTTGTAACactgtttttcttttttttcgtggcTGCTTCCTCCGACTCCGCCTCCTGTTGTacttcctcccccctcttcctctgcccctctgttcctccctccgcctctcctcgcACGGCTGAGCTCTACCCGTCGCAATGAATGTAGAAGCGGCAACATATTGTTGTATTTTGgctccctcacccccaccctctcaTTGTTATGTTTTActttgattttttttttggggggaggggtgtaTGTCTTGGGGCTTGCCCCATCGGCAAAAGGAAACAATTTCTCAGATGCAGACAGCTCCTTGTTCTCACTACTCGCCTGTGCCGTTgctgtgcgctggcgcatgccggcctctctcccccctccccctctctttctctgcgttTGTGTCTTGTCGACATGCGTGTTCCTGTCATCGACTTTGGACTCCGAGTCGTGCCGTTGCCGGTACGTCTCGCTTGTAGTGCGTCTTTTCGTTTCGGACGGCGAAGtgctccgcctctctctccgacATATCCACGAAGCACCGATTGCAGCATTTTGTTTtatgttgtgtgtgtgtatgcggcCCGCAAGTAACCTGTTCGACACGCCACACCTTTGCACTCTTCCGACCCACAACCgctccctttcccctcctccttctccccatAGTCgccgcatgcgtgtgtgaaTTCTTCTTCTCCACTGGATACTTGAAACATTTTATTTCTTGATGTTGCACATGAGTTGTGTGTGCCTTTCCCTGTTCAACCGacctttcctcctcccccctcttccctcccacccctcccctctgcacCTCTAAAgacaagggagggggagaaggtggCTTGCTTGCTCATCTTTCGCTGTTTTGCCTGTCTTCGCTTTGGTTTCCGTATTGCCAACGAGCTGAGCCGTGTGCCCGCGTGCAGCGTGGCGAGACGATGCCGTGGTGTTTCAATGAGAAGCTTCCCTTTTCTATTTTCAATTTCCTTGCTTTGTTTGTTTGAGCAGGTCGCCGAAGACACGCACGTTCCACAGCATTCCTCATAATCACGCCGGAGAGGGGATCTGGGTTgcgccgcgcctcctctccgcACCGTCGCTCTagctcttccctctcctccttttcaTAACTCTTTTATCTCCGCGACTcagccggcagcgccgttgcGTTTCGATGTTCACCTCACACCCGCGCaccatgcgcgtgtgtcacggcttctcgctctcccttcTCGTCGTACTCCATGGCGCCCCATGCAACCTCCACGCACCCGCCTTTCGTCGTCTACTGTCCGAcgtgctctctccctccaaGCCAACTAGTGCCCAACTACTACACACGCATAGACGCTTGGGTGCAGGGCCAGTGGCGCACGTGAGAGATAGAAAACGGAAGGGCTGTGGTGGAAAGAGGCAATGCAGAGCTCGGGGATGCGCAGAGAGGCGGTTGTCTGCCTGTGTCTATGTGCATAGGTTTAGAGGCTGCGAGATGCAGCCGGTGTCAGCGGCGTTACGTGGCTTCTCCTCACACGTCGGGAGACTAAGAGAGTGTTGGTGGAGGAAAACAACGCCGGCTTGAGCGGAGGACCGTGAGGACCTCGAAACGAAAAAGTGAAACACATCAGCAGCATAATGCCAACAGCTTCCATGATTCGCGAACgtgggagggaaggagcAGGCAcgggggctgctgctgcggaggcgaCCCATCGAGAATCGCGTCTCTGCGATCTCTCGGCAAGAGTCCTGCGCTCCTCgctaccccctcccccatccacCATGACGCGGCATGGATGACAAGCGCATCTTCGCCCAGGCGTGTGTTGCCCACACACTGTGTTACCACTCCCTAATGGAGGGCCCAGCTACCTCTGCTTTCCCAGCAAGGCATCACAAGGCTCCTCACTGTGTCTCTCTGTCGCCCTCTTCTGCCTTTCTTATATTTTTttgagtgggtgggggtggggtccTTGCCCGCACCTCACCTCCTGTCGCACCTCACTGCTTGGTGCGTCGCCATGCTTGGTGGCTGTTGTGGCCGACGTGTAACCTACCTCCCACTCACCTACACAATCGCCTACCCCTACCTCGTTCTCTCACAATACTCGGCGTTGCTGCAGTGTAGTCGAAGTCTAACCCACTGActtttcctcccccctcactccTCCAATCTTCTCTGATACAATCGACCAAGTCTCCCTGGACGAGACAAGGTATCACGAGACAGATGCGTCGCTTCACGTCCTGCATCGCAGCCTTTGCGGCCGTGCCGGCGGCTGAGCAGATTCGCCATTTTCACTTCCCCATTTCGCCCCCGCCGCTGGAGATCGACTACCTTGATAGCGACCCGCTCGAGTTTGCCGTGCGCACGGAGGCGCGCAAGTGGGGCTTCGATGACTTGCAGTACATGCGTGAGCTCGCGTTTGTGCGCATCAAGAATAACCCGTCGATCGGCGACTTCCGCAAGATGGCGCCGGAGGAACGCCGCGACCTCTTCTGGGGTAGCGACCGTCAGGACTTCTTTCGCCACATCACCTTAAAGCTGACGGGCCACCCCGAGCACCTGTATCACCGCGGCTGGTAAGGAATTaggagtgtgtgtgcactCCGAAGTGCCTCGCTTTtcatgccccccccctcccttcatCCACTCCTGTGTCCTCTTCTGGCGGttggggagagaggaggcgggtgAAAAGTTGGCGTGGGTGgcagccctcctcctttACATAGGTTTCGTGTAGTAAGCTGcccgccttcttctcctGTCCCGTTTGTTTCTCTCCTATTTCTCCCCGTCGGACCACCCATGtatcgccccccccctccctcccctcgactaccaccactaccaccccCCTTGCCATTGCACAagtgcgcgcatgtgcctGGGCCGCCTTGAGACGGCCGTTTCGTTGTACAGCGCAAAAAAACGCACACGGCAGATACGGGGTGGTGGACTGCGCCGGGCTTGCAATGGtcgccacggcagcaacagcaccgcCTAGCAGTCTCGCAAGACGGATAGGAGGAGAAGGACCCGTAGTATAGGAATCGAATCTGCGCATGCGCCTGTGTCCGTGTTGAGTGTCTGTGCGGCAGTGTTTTGTAAGTCCGTTGTCGCGGGTggccgcgtgcgtgtgcctaCCGATAGAGCGcggtgcgccaccaccgacacGAACAGACCGACATGCCCATGCACAGGCACGCATTACGAGGACAAAGGTGGCGTTGTACGGTGTACGCTAGTAGAACGAACAAGTGAAGTGGCCAGATGTCGGAgaccggtgtgtgtgtgtgtgtcacaaGGGATGGGGTGTTGTCTCGAGGAAACTGTGCACTAGGCCTCTGCCACCGTGTGGGGGTGTGTACGCATGGTGACGCCGTAAAAGTGTGACAGACGCTTCgactccccacccccaccaccctcccaTCCATCACCCGCTTCGCCTGTTCAACAACAGAAAATCGCACGTGCTTGTGTTTGTGGCGTGTCTCTCTGACCTCCCCCCCCGTCTCTCTGTCCAACCCACCgactccccctctccctccgtccAGTTATCCCAGATCCTTTTCTCGGGtgcttccctccctccctctctctctgtgtcaCAGCTCAGTATCGCGCTGCCTGACGACACGCGCATTGGTCTGTGTACGTGAGAGTGGAGAAGCGACTGAGTGTGTGTCTGAGAGAGAGAAATAGGCACCGATAGAGGACTACGGCAATGGTACTGCAGTGGCCAAGGTGAAGCCAAAAGCCGAAGGGGGGACGCAGGTGAGACGTAAGGTGCGAGGGCACGAAGGAAGTGGGCatggcgtgcgcgcgtgcgggtATCTGTTGTGGAGAGACCTATGCACGAATAAGGAGAACAAAATAGAAACGCGCAGCATGAGAAAGCTGTGTGGGGGGGAAGAGCAGGAGATGCAGCAGCAAGGGTGCCTTGCATCCGtcacctctccccccccctccaccccttccTTTCACCCCGGCGGGTGCGCTGCAACCTCAGCTggtcccccctcccccgcccccggGTCCGAAAAGCATTCCACCTCGGAGAGACGaatagggagggagggagggaggggggcgaagGAAAGGCGGAACGCACCACACattgtggaggaggaagagtgCGAGGTGAATGCCAGCGGAGAATTCATTGCAGTGTTCACTGCATCATGTCACCCCGCCAGGCCGCATCACCTCCATGCGTTCCGTTTTCTTCTACGCACCCTCCTTAGCAAGTTATCCTCAGCTCTTCTgtcacttctctctctcgcaacATCCCCCTAATCACCGACGCTGCCTTTGGGAACCCTCTCATCTTTTTATGATTCTTACTCGAACGCCCCTGCATCGACTGCCTCGTCCCCGgtacgcacacgtgcacgtgcatgcAAAAGTCGTCATATCTCTGACTCTCCACGAATACCACCACACTAATCAACACCAACAACACAAGAGGAGACAGGACAAGGCTGAGGTAGAGCGCGATCAAAGGACGTGCGCATCCGATTTCGTTTGAGGAAtcctaccccctccccctccctctccacttCCTGTGCTTGTGTACGGTTCTCTGCTTGGGCtacacctcccctccccctgtaCACGTCGCCTCTTTCTTTATTGCCGTTTCCCAGCCACTTGCTCGTGCACAAGCCCAACGAATCCACTCACGGACGCCATtgcgcactcgcacgcccgcgcacccgcacacacaaagaggCAAAGTTGTCGATATCCGGCACTTCTATACAACCACACCCACACGTACTCGTAGCTGTGTGAGGGgtcctttctccctctctcttctcccccctcctcgctccctcgccctcgcgcTCACGgacgcacgcccacgcccacacgcacgcagctcGTATTATTTTTTTCGTGCGCTCCGGATTCTCGTTCTCTTTTcaccttttctctctctctctctgtcgtcTCTTCTCCCGCTTCTTCGTCATTCCTTCCTGTGGATCGCTCCGCTCGCTGTTGCGCTtggccctccctccctcgctcagactcttcctcgctgcacatccacacatacacatatatatatatatatgtacatgTGCTACTTGCACGaatcccctccccctcggtgTATTTTGTAATAGCCCTTGGTTGTGGTcagccacctcctctcccagCCCGCACCTTCTctttctgctgctgtcgctgctggtgctgctctcaCTGTGCCCGGCCACTACCACGATTGTTGTTTGGTTATTtgccgctgcgtcgtgtGGTTGTGTGGTGTATCCAGACACACCTTTGCGTTCCTTCTTCGCGGTttcgcgcgcgtgtgtgtgtgtgtgtgcacgtgtgtcatcgtgcgccccccccctctacCTTGCACCCTCAGTGCACACAAGACAACTACGCGCCCGTTCAATCTCAGCAGGTTTTTTTGTACGCTGGTTGAGCAACAGACTAACGCGTCTGGTGGGTGACGAGTCGCTGACATCTTCAGCAGAGCATTGCTTTGCTTTTCTCTTCCGTCTTTCCTCTTTCATCTTTGTGTGTCCCCCTTCCTTGGCGACCAGTGGGCGTCGGTGCACACCTTCGAAAGCCGTGCACCTGGTGAGCTGCAGAGACACGTACGTTGGGGTAACGTCATGATGACACCGCCTCGGAAGAAAGCACGCAgcgccgtgctgcgcagACACCACGCCTCATCACTCAGCGCAGCCACTACTCTGGTGGCTGtgttcctcctcctcgtcgctcgcGCATCTGACACGCAAGCGCTGCATGTGAGCCCAGCGTCCGCAGAGGCTCCGATATGGAGCGGCATGGATGTGTTCGTGCCATCTGATTCGTACTCAGACCCGATCACGTGCTTCAACGGCGGCATCCCTGCCGGCAACCACTGCACCTGTCCACTCTACTACACCTCGGCGAACTgctcgcagcggcagtgtcCCAACTCCATCGGCGGCGTAGGGCCGCACCGTGTGTTGCCTGTGAACTCGACGAACAAGTTCTGTGATCACTGCGACGAAAAGGAATTCACCGGCCTCAGCTGCCAGATATGCCAGAGCAACGAGGCTTGCAAGCAGTACGCCGGGAACTCTGCTGAGTGCAACAGACGCCCGTCCGTCCGCAGTGACAGCAAACAGTTCCAGTGCACCCTCCAGAACGAGTTCTTCGTTCGACTCATGGGTGGCAACCGCACCATTACCGTAGAGGCCATGCTAAACTGCTCCACACCAGACGGCACCGCCTTACAGAAGAGTGACCAGGGTGTGTGCAACATGGCCGTCTATCGCATGGAGCCGAACCACAGCTACGTGGATGCTTTTTTCCGCTGCAATGCGACTGGGTGCTCGGTCAAGTATGGCCAAAAAGACCCTGACCCTAACGACACAAGCAACAAtacgctgcggctgcgctttTTCCGCGTCGCTCGCACCTCTGGACAGGTGGTGCTCATCGTCGAGTGCGCTTTGCTCGCGCTTCTTGGGGCCTTCACAGCACTGCTGGGGCCCCGCCGCACCAAGCGCATCACTGTGATTCTCGCCTCCGTGATCACCGTCACAGTGCTCCTGTACATCGCCTTGATGATGCTCAGCATGCGTTCCATCTCCATCCCGAAGGAGACCGTCATCTACGACTGCCGGAAGACGAGttgcgcctgcgccgaggacccgccgccgcagtaCGACCCGATATGCTCACAAAAAGTGGAGTTGAGTAACATCATCCTGCCATCGATCAAGAACAGTATTAGCTTTGCCTGCGAGCTGAACAGCTCGCTCTGCGAGCTGACGCTGGCGGATCTCGCGCTGGTGTTTCAGGCGGACTGCAGCATCTCCGAATGCGTTGACACCATCCGCTTCCCTGATGACTCGTcagacgacagcagcgaccgcagcggcgctgccatcCTGGCGAAGCTGAATCTCGGCATCCttctcgtgctgctgctgctactctTGGTGAGCGGGGTTGGAACTCATTATTACTACACCCGCAGCATCTCCTACGAGCGTGACAAGGATTTCCTCGTCACCTTCCACGTGAACACGctggaggacgacgacggcgacctCCACGAGACTGGCTCAACTGTCCTCGATGAGCGCCACGTGCACCTGAACGGCAACACCGCTGAACACGAGCCGGAGCCGCTCCTGAACAACTCACCGGCCCCGCACCCCGAGCGTTCGGCCCTCCTTCCACAGGATGCTCCCAGCAGCCCTCACTCTGAGGACAACGTCTCTATTACCACGAGCGTGTATGAGCAGGCGCGCGCCTTGACGCCAGCGGCGTACACGCGCAttgaggagctgcgccggctTACCGCCACAcagctggagctgcaggTGTCAGACCTGCAGTATACCTTGAAGACGCCTCTGCTGGGGGCTGCGGACGAGGGCTCTCAGCGCACGCTCCTTCACCGCATCAACTTCACAGTGCACTCGGGGGACGTGCTGGCTATCATGGGACCCTCCGGTGCCGGTAAAACCACGCTGCTGGACTTGCTCTCGGCTCGCGCTAAGTCAGGGAAGGTTAGCGGCACGATTGCCCTGAACGGCACGCCAATCAAGACGACCGGTTCCCGCGCGGCACAATACCGCAACATCATCGGCTACGTTTCCCAGGAggacacgctgctgccgtcgctgacTGTGGAGCAGACAATCTTCTACGCCGCACGACTGAAGCTGCCGAAGGCCCTTTCACACAGCACTGTGCGCCGCATTGTGACGCGCGTCATCGAGACGCTgaagctgcagcactgcgcaCAGACACTCATTGGTGGCGATACGACACGCGGTATCAGCGGGGGCGAGAAGCGCCGCGTGTCTATCGCTGTTGAATTACTGGCGAACCCGCGCATCCTGTACCTTGACGAGCCGACGAGTGGCTTGGACGCGGTGAGCGCGAAGCGCGtagtggaggcggtggtggcgctggcgaaggaCTCGCCGATGCGCATGTACGCCACGCACTACTTTGCGTTCCGGCCCATCGTCATCTTCAGTATCCATCAACCCTCACAAGAGATCTACGAGCTTTTCGacaaggtgctgctgctgtcgcgggGAATGAGCATCTACTGCGGCCCTGCTTCGTCCGCCGGTGCGACTATCGAGCGGCGCGTCACGGCCGCCTTCGGCCACACGCGAGAGGTACCGCGAAGGGAGGCGCACAACAACCAGGCGGAATACCTTATGAAGGTCGAAGAGATTctcgacgacgccgtgcgcgcggaactgcaggaggaggacacgCTCGAGAACACCAATACCGCAGGTGCGCAGTACGAAAGCGCCTCGGTCGACAGGTCTCCACTGGCCGGGGCTCACACGCaggtgccgccgtgccgaAGTCCCGGGTCACCGTCCCCGCACGCGCCGTCGCAGTCCGGCAGCTGCCCTGGGTTCAACGATGACGGTGAGCAGGTAAGCGGGGCCGATATCCTGAGCACCACGTTTGGCTTCCGCATGTACTACGCAAACGTATATGAGCAGATGCACCTACTCATCTCTCGCTCTATCACGTGCCTGTTCGGTTCCTTCCACCTGGTGGTATGCCACTCGGCCGTGGT belongs to Leishmania mexicana MHOM/GT/2001/U1103 complete genome, chromosome 23 and includes:
- a CDS encoding putative NADP-dependent alcohol dehydrogenase, whose amino-acid sequence is MPSKAYGWAALAAKAKLVPFTFQRRDVGPDDVEIKIAYCGVCHSDVHQARDEWDGSMFPMVPGHEIVGHVTKVGSKVTKYKAGDRVGVGCMVDSCMKCRQCERGLEQYCVNGASFTYNSVEQDKKTPTFGGYSDHVVVCEHFVVCIPDNLDLCAAAPLLCAGVTTYSPLRYWGVTKGTRVGVVGLGGLGHMTVKLANAMGAEVTVFTRSSNKAEEAKSLGAHHVVNTNNEQEMKSIQGTLDVIVDTVGMSHDLRPYMMTLDIDGKLALVGMPEHAHPPLDPRRIIASRQCVGGSNIAGMPETQELLNFCGEHNITATVEKINIDYINEAYERMMASDVRYRFVIDMASLQKE
- a CDS encoding ABC transporter-like protein, giving the protein MMTPPRKKARSAVLRRHHASSLSAATTLVAVFLLLVARASDTQALHVSPASAEAPIWSGMDVFVPSDSYSDPITCFNGGIPAGNHCTCPLYYTSANCSQRQCPNSIGGVGPHRVLPVNSTNKFCDHCDEKEFTGLSCQICQSNEACKQYAGNSAECNRRPSVRSDSKQFQCTLQNEFFVRLMGGNRTITVEAMLNCSTPDGTALQKSDQGVCNMAVYRMEPNHSYVDAFFRCNATGCSVKYGQKDPDPNDTSNNTLRLRFFRVARTSGQVVLIVECALLALLGAFTALLGPRRTKRITVILASVITVTVLLYIALMMLSMRSISIPKETVIYDCRKTSCACAEDPPPQYDPICSQKVELSNIILPSIKNSISFACELNSSLCELTLADLALVFQADCSISECVDTIRFPDDSSDDSSDRSGAAILAKLNLGILLVLLLLLLVSGVGTHYYYTRSISYERDKDFLVTFHVNTLEDDDGDLHETGSTVLDERHVHLNGNTAEHEPEPLLNNSPAPHPERSALLPQDAPSSPHSEDNVSITTSVYEQARALTPAAYTRIEELRRLTATQLELQVSDLQYTLKTPLLGAADEGSQRTLLHRINFTVHSGDVLAIMGPSGAGKTTLLDLLSARAKSGKVSGTIALNGTPIKTTGSRAAQYRNIIGYVSQEDTLLPSLTVEQTIFYAARLKLPKALSHSTVRRIVTRVIETLKLQHCAQTLIGGDTTRGISGGEKRRVSIAVELLANPRILYLDEPTSGLDAVSAKRVVEAVVALAKDSPMRMYATHYFAFRPIVIFSIHQPSQEIYELFDKVLLLSRGMSIYCGPASSAGATIERRVTAAFGHTREVPRREAHNNQAEYLMKVEEILDDAVRAELQEEDTLENTNTAGAQYESASVDRSPLAGAHTQVPPCRSPGSPSPHAPSQSGSCPGFNDDGEQVSGADILSTTFGFRMYYANVYEQMHLLISRSITCLFGSFHLVVCHSAVVACLATLMCVLYHEQALDLPGALNRAGSVSFLLLVTSFLSLSCLEQFIVERKLFNVERENGFYTTCPYLISKIVVDIIPLRIVPAMVLASVIYFPMGFRVDAGQHFFYFIFIIVLFSICMTMVVLCIGIVSGSFGAAALLSSVLILWNFVFGGDLVQAETIPPPLRAFKSISPFFLAFESLMVNELNGQHCVFSPTDEAGKKSSESIPIMCVQYLANIGLKPDRFNIDVMQLALYCLLFVGLSWILLSCFSKLVR